In Apium graveolens cultivar Ventura chromosome 10, ASM990537v1, whole genome shotgun sequence, the following are encoded in one genomic region:
- the LOC141691016 gene encoding protein ALUMINUM SENSITIVE 3-like, with product MRTHIFFLSPGQKGAVVTLECGLLMVGIKGLDKMIYKDTRLADYLRVDVVESLVMILKESDNVFIQGSKQQLVYSVRCSSLVYNITVFDHIKNYLALPLPFFNATAVVLVAVFLSYLQKSGLEAEMLYSILRAFLQLSVIGFVIEFIFTQDNSVWILAAYLFMVVVAGYTAGQRAKHVPRGKYVAGAYILVGTAVTMFLLVLLKVFPFTPRYIIPVAGMMVGNSMTVTGVTMKRLRDDIRTQMSLVSLNIEKIFLNKSQGNKPVLAVLFLYPLTLRFVV from the exons ATGAGAACACACATTTTCTTTCTTTCGCCTGGTCAAAAAGGAGCTGTTGTCACTCTGGAGTGTGGATTGCTCATGGTTGGTATAAAAGGGTTAGATAAAATGATTTATAAAG ACACAAGATTAGCTGATTATTTAAGGGTTGATGTTGTTGAAAGCCTTGTTATGATTCTCAAAGAGAGTGACAATGTTTTTATCCAG GGATCTAAGCAACAACTCGTTTACAGCGTCCGATGTTCCTCCTTGGTTTACAACATTACAGTCTTTGACCACATT AAAAACTACTTGGCTCTACCTCTTCCATTTTTTAATG CCACTGCTGTTGTACTTGTAGCTGTTTTCTTATCATATCTTCAGAAGTCGGGGCTTGAGGCTGAAATGCTTTACTCCATTCTCAGAGCTTTTCTTCAGCTTTCTGTCATTGGCTTTGTTATTGAGTTTATTTTCACTCAAGATAACAGTGTTTGGATACTTGCGGCTTACCTTTTCATG GTTGTTGTTGCTGGTTATACAGCTGGTCAGCGCGCTAAACATGTGCCAAGAGGCAAGTATGTTGCAGGAGCCTATATTCTAGTTGGAACTGCAGTTACAATGTTTCTGCTAGTTCTGCTCAAAGTTTTCCCTTTTACTCCCAGATATATCATTCCTGTTGCAGGAATGATGGTTGGTAATTCAATGACTGTCACTGGTGTTACAATGAAAAGACTCCGCGATGACATCAGGACACAGATGAGCTTGGTAAGTCTTAACATAGAGAAAATCTTTTTAAATAAGAGTCAGGGTAACAAGCCAGTTCTTGCAGTGTTGTTTCTCTACCCCTTAACGCTCAGGTTTGTTGTTTAA